A window of Halomonas sp. H10-9-1 contains these coding sequences:
- a CDS encoding alpha/beta fold hydrolase, with the protein MAFLTINGRSVAYRLLGAAANPLVVLAHPLGMSQAVWDDVLPALLPRYRVLTWDLPGHGASQAWGDGLITPAALAAEALALVDHAGAERFHFAGTSIGGVVGQALISEHAERLYTATLTNTGAVIGNPELWNTRAGRVRQEGLAAMSEEIVPRWFAPACFEAEPALKAGWCTQMGRGDDDSYALLCEMLGRDTFDGKLAGKAVKVQLLGGSEDLATPPSTLEALAGELDGAPLEILEGVGHVPSVEVPGLFAAKLLAVMAVDLGDVGANGVDYATGLATRKQVLGEAHVARSTEGATSLDAPFQQMITRLAWGELWSNADLTRRERSMITTGILAALGREELTLHLKTAKRIGLTEAELRQVLMHVAIYGGVPAANHAFALAKELGWGE; encoded by the coding sequence ATGGCATTTCTGACTATCAACGGGCGCAGTGTCGCCTATCGCCTGCTGGGCGCGGCGGCTAACCCTCTGGTGGTGCTGGCGCATCCGCTGGGCATGAGCCAGGCGGTGTGGGACGACGTGCTGCCGGCGCTGCTGCCGCGCTACCGCGTGCTGACCTGGGACCTGCCCGGCCACGGCGCCAGCCAGGCCTGGGGCGATGGCCTCATCACCCCGGCCGCCCTGGCCGCCGAGGCCCTGGCGCTGGTCGACCACGCCGGTGCCGAGCGCTTCCACTTCGCCGGTACCTCCATCGGCGGCGTGGTCGGCCAGGCGCTGATCAGCGAGCACGCCGAGCGCCTGTACACCGCCACCCTGACCAATACCGGAGCGGTGATCGGCAATCCCGAGCTGTGGAACACCCGCGCCGGGCGCGTGCGCCAGGAGGGCCTGGCGGCGATGTCCGAGGAGATCGTGCCGCGCTGGTTCGCCCCCGCCTGCTTCGAGGCCGAGCCGGCCCTCAAGGCGGGTTGGTGCACCCAGATGGGCCGCGGCGACGACGACTCCTATGCGCTGCTGTGCGAGATGCTGGGACGCGACACCTTCGATGGCAAGCTCGCCGGCAAGGCTGTCAAGGTGCAGTTGTTGGGTGGCAGCGAGGACCTGGCGACGCCGCCGTCGACCCTCGAGGCCCTGGCCGGTGAGCTCGACGGTGCCCCCCTGGAGATCCTCGAGGGCGTCGGCCACGTCCCCTCCGTGGAGGTGCCGGGGCTGTTCGCCGCGAAGCTGCTGGCGGTGATGGCGGTGGATCTGGGCGATGTGGGGGCCAACGGCGTGGACTACGCCACCGGCCTTGCGACCCGCAAGCAGGTGCTGGGCGAGGCCCATGTGGCGCGCTCCACCGAGGGCGCCACCTCCCTGGATGCCCCCTTCCAGCAGATGATCACCCGCCTGGCCTGGGGCGAGCTGTGGAGCAACGCGGACCTGACCCGCCGTGAGCGGAGCATGATCACCACCGGCATCCTGGCCGCCCTGGGTCGTGAGGAGCTGACCCTGCACCTCAAGACGGCCAAGCGTATCGGCCTGACCGAAGCGGAGCTTCGCCAGGTGCTGATGCATGTGGCCATCTACGGCGGCGTGCCGGCGGCCAACCATGCCTTCGCGCTGGCCAAGGAGCTGGGCTGGGGCGAGTAG
- a CDS encoding adenylosuccinate lyase family protein: MPASLLQHPFMSQTALAETTSERMVQAMLTFELGLAEVQEACGVVPAGGSRQMRDILAAHAFDVEAIAAGIASGGNAAIPFVKQARAALPDELKRYFHQGATSQDVVDSALMLLLKPRLAALDLLLVRCRAAAITLMEAHAGTVMVGRTLMQQALPITFGVKVAHWAIGLEQARRRLAGVELPVQFGGAVGVHSGWDEAGLDFMDGLAQRLELSTPVLPWHTDRQPIHALATALDAVAGGAEKLALDVSLLTQTELGEVAEPSAPGMGESSSMPHKRNPVRCALIRGAARQVHGHTTVLLNAAAQPLERGLGEWHAEWAPLIDSALLLEGALAQTAVLLEGLEVHPEAMRRNLAATGGGIMAEPVAKLLAPILGTDAAKRISAEAAETVRQRGGSYAAALEAHPEVQGRLNAESLAEATEPALYIGSSRAQVARAIQWLLSH, encoded by the coding sequence ATGCCTGCTTCCTTGCTACAGCATCCCTTCATGAGCCAGACGGCACTCGCCGAGACCACGTCAGAGCGCATGGTCCAGGCCATGTTGACCTTCGAGCTGGGCCTGGCGGAGGTCCAGGAGGCGTGCGGGGTCGTGCCCGCCGGCGGCAGTCGTCAGATGCGCGATATCCTTGCCGCGCATGCCTTCGACGTGGAGGCCATCGCCGCGGGCATCGCCAGCGGCGGCAACGCCGCCATACCCTTCGTCAAGCAGGCGCGGGCGGCGTTGCCCGATGAGCTCAAGCGTTACTTCCACCAGGGCGCCACCAGCCAGGACGTGGTGGACTCGGCATTGATGCTGCTGCTGAAGCCCCGCCTGGCGGCACTGGATCTCCTGCTGGTGCGCTGCCGCGCTGCCGCCATCACGCTGATGGAGGCCCATGCCGGCACGGTGATGGTGGGACGCACCCTGATGCAACAGGCGCTGCCCATCACCTTCGGGGTCAAGGTCGCCCACTGGGCTATCGGCCTGGAGCAGGCGCGCCGCCGCCTGGCCGGAGTCGAATTGCCGGTTCAGTTCGGTGGCGCCGTGGGGGTGCACTCGGGCTGGGATGAAGCGGGGCTCGACTTCATGGATGGCCTGGCCCAACGCCTGGAGCTGAGCACTCCGGTGCTGCCCTGGCATACCGACCGCCAGCCGATCCATGCCCTGGCCACGGCCCTGGATGCCGTCGCCGGCGGCGCCGAGAAGCTGGCGCTTGACGTATCCCTGCTGACCCAGACGGAGCTCGGCGAGGTGGCCGAGCCCTCGGCCCCCGGCATGGGTGAATCCTCCTCGATGCCCCACAAGCGCAATCCGGTGCGCTGCGCGCTGATCCGCGGCGCCGCCCGCCAGGTACACGGCCATACTACGGTACTGCTCAACGCCGCCGCCCAACCGCTGGAGCGCGGACTGGGCGAATGGCACGCGGAGTGGGCGCCCTTGATCGACAGCGCCCTGCTGCTGGAGGGGGCGCTTGCGCAGACCGCAGTGCTGCTCGAGGGGCTGGAGGTGCACCCCGAGGCGATGCGGCGCAACCTGGCCGCCACCGGCGGCGGCATCATGGCCGAGCCGGTGGCCAAGCTGCTGGCGCCGATCCTCGGCACCGATGCCGCGAAGCGGATCAGCGCCGAGGCCGCCGAGACGGTGCGCCAACGGGGGGGCTCCTACGCCGCGGCCCTCGAGGCCCACCCCGAGGTGCAGGGTAGGTTGAATGCCGAGAGCCTGGCGGAGGCCACGGAACCGGCATTATACATTGGTAGTAGTCGTGCCCAGGTGGCGCGCGCCATACAGTGGCTTCTCTCCCATTAA